The Aquiluna sp. KACHI24 genome contains a region encoding:
- the nadD gene encoding nicotinate-nucleotide adenylyltransferase produces MTIRRPRIGVMGGTFDPIHNGHLVAASEVASAFDLDEVIFVPTGQPWHKKTVTAAEHRYLMSVIATAANPRFRVSRVDIDRPGVTYTVDTLTDLKTEYPDAELFFISGADAVLQILNWKEIDRVWSLAHFVAVTRPGHRLELPQAPAGSISVLEIPALAISSSDIRDRVPQTKPIWYLVPDGVVQYIGKHGLYKEAQ; encoded by the coding sequence ATGACTATTCGTAGGCCAAGAATTGGCGTCATGGGTGGAACCTTTGACCCGATTCACAATGGCCACTTAGTAGCCGCAAGCGAGGTCGCTTCGGCATTCGACCTTGATGAGGTCATCTTCGTTCCCACCGGTCAGCCTTGGCACAAGAAGACCGTTACGGCTGCCGAGCATCGCTATCTAATGAGTGTCATTGCGACCGCGGCAAACCCCAGGTTCCGCGTTTCGCGAGTCGACATCGATCGTCCCGGTGTCACTTACACGGTTGATACCCTTACCGACCTAAAGACCGAGTATCCAGATGCGGAGCTGTTCTTCATCTCCGGAGCAGACGCGGTTCTGCAGATTTTGAACTGGAAAGAAATTGATCGAGTCTGGTCGCTGGCGCATTTTGTAGCAGTGACTCGCCCTGGACATCGTTTAGAGCTGCCACAGGCTCCAGCGGGTTCAATCTCGGTGTTGGAAATCCCGGCGCTAGCAATCTCTTCGAGTGACATTCGCGATAGAGTTCCGCAGACGAAGCCGATTTGGTACCTAGTTCCTGATGGCGTGGTTCAATACATCGGTAAACACGGGCTTTATAAGGAGGCGCAATGA
- a CDS encoding vitamin K epoxide reductase family protein has protein sequence MTRLLSKCDNRNVIFPISLISLGILGWIASFGLTLERIKVAGDPQATTSCDISPFISCKSVMLSEQAALLGFPNPIIGLAAFVAPVVVGFAILAGAKFKPWFWQLFVLGHVFAMAFVLWLFSQSVYVIGALCIYCMVAWSATIPLFWASASYAAKQGAFGERFEAPGTVVHEWAWVITILTYLALIIPILIQFWDYWPSLL, from the coding sequence ATGACACGGCTGTTATCAAAATGCGATAATCGCAATGTGATATTTCCTATTTCGCTAATCAGCCTTGGAATCCTCGGTTGGATCGCATCCTTCGGACTAACCCTCGAAAGAATCAAGGTCGCAGGCGACCCACAGGCCACCACCTCCTGCGACATCTCCCCCTTCATCAGTTGCAAGTCGGTAATGCTAAGTGAGCAGGCAGCGCTGCTCGGATTCCCGAATCCGATAATTGGACTGGCGGCGTTCGTTGCTCCAGTTGTGGTTGGCTTCGCGATATTGGCAGGAGCCAAGTTCAAGCCCTGGTTCTGGCAGCTTTTTGTTCTGGGACACGTCTTTGCCATGGCATTTGTGCTTTGGCTATTTAGCCAAAGTGTCTACGTAATTGGAGCACTCTGCATCTACTGCATGGTTGCCTGGAGTGCGACCATCCCTCTTTTCTGGGCAAGCGCGAGCTACGCAGCGAAACAGGGGGCGTTTGGTGAGCGGTTCGAAGCCCCGGGAACCGTGGTTCACGAATGGGCTTGGGTCATCACAATCCTGACCTACCTGGCCCTAATAATCCCTATCTTGATTCAGTTCTGGGACTACTGGCCAAGTCTTCTCTAG
- a CDS encoding DUF167 domain-containing protein, translated as MRISVRVKPGSKSGDRVVANDPYLDVFLKEKPIDGKANEALVRLLREHFGTAPDGVRIISGFGSRIKIVEIGGPEGT; from the coding sequence GTGCGCATTTCGGTTCGAGTAAAGCCCGGCTCTAAGTCTGGCGATCGGGTCGTAGCGAACGATCCATACCTTGACGTATTTCTCAAGGAAAAGCCGATCGACGGCAAGGCGAACGAGGCTTTGGTTAGGTTACTCAGGGAACACTTCGGCACTGCGCCCGACGGCGTAAGAATAATCAGTGGCTTTGGATCGAGGATAAAAATCGTCGAAATTGGTGGACCTGAGGGGACTTGA
- the rsfS gene encoding ribosome silencing factor: MTASKYSIEITQAAAAAAEEKLAENPVALDVSEPFALADVFLILSAKNERQAAAISDAVEEKLQEMGVKAKYREGLAAARWILLDFGDLVVHVMNEQEREYYSLERLWRDCPVVPLSN; encoded by the coding sequence TTGACTGCTTCCAAATACTCCATCGAAATTACCCAGGCTGCAGCGGCCGCCGCTGAGGAAAAGTTGGCTGAAAATCCAGTTGCACTGGATGTCAGCGAACCCTTTGCACTCGCCGATGTCTTCCTAATCCTTTCTGCCAAAAACGAGCGCCAGGCAGCAGCGATCTCTGATGCAGTTGAGGAGAAGCTGCAGGAAATGGGCGTCAAGGCCAAGTATCGAGAGGGTTTAGCCGCCGCTCGTTGGATTCTTCTCGACTTTGGTGACCTGGTAGTTCATGTCATGAATGAGCAGGAACGCGAGTATTACTCCCTGGAGAGACTGTGGCGGGATTGCCCAGTTGTTCCGCTGAGCAATTAA
- a CDS encoding glutamate-5-semialdehyde dehydrogenase produces MSALELIQSAKNASGPLNRASTSQKNAVLLTLAELLKVNSKEIIAANSVDLTNGIEGGMALGLQDRLRLTDARIEALAKAVLDIVALPDPVGGVVSGKTLANGLKISQVRVPFGVVGMIYEARPNVTIDIAALAIKSGNALVLRGGSAAENTNKVLIGLVKSALEQHGFASAAIQTVDAFGRDGAKAIMTARGLVDVLIPRGSANLIQTVVQESKVPVIETGDGVVHIYVDESADLDKAVPIILNSKIQRPSVCNSLETLLVNQKVAGELLPKLANGLAKGGVRVHADAEAKGLIPGSELATEEDWKTEYLALELAVRVVADLDQALDHIARYSTKHTESILTEDIGSAERFLSEVDAAVVMVNSSTRFTDGGEFGFGAEVGISTQKLHARGPMGLEVLTSTKWLVRGDGQVRS; encoded by the coding sequence ATGTCAGCTTTAGAGCTAATTCAGTCAGCCAAGAATGCATCTGGACCGTTGAATCGGGCGAGTACTAGCCAGAAGAATGCTGTGTTGCTGACTCTAGCTGAGCTACTGAAAGTCAACTCGAAAGAGATCATCGCCGCGAACAGCGTTGACCTCACGAACGGCATTGAAGGCGGCATGGCTCTGGGTTTGCAAGACCGACTCAGGCTCACCGATGCACGGATCGAAGCTCTGGCTAAAGCGGTCCTGGACATAGTCGCCCTGCCAGATCCGGTTGGGGGAGTAGTAAGCGGCAAGACCCTGGCTAACGGTCTCAAGATTTCTCAAGTGCGTGTTCCGTTTGGTGTCGTCGGCATGATTTATGAAGCCAGGCCAAATGTGACGATTGACATTGCAGCGCTTGCCATCAAATCCGGCAACGCACTGGTGCTTCGTGGCGGCAGCGCTGCGGAGAATACGAACAAGGTACTGATCGGACTTGTGAAATCAGCCCTCGAGCAGCATGGCTTCGCTTCGGCTGCGATTCAGACCGTTGATGCTTTCGGTCGCGATGGTGCTAAGGCCATCATGACTGCACGAGGCCTAGTCGACGTGCTGATTCCACGAGGCAGTGCGAACCTAATTCAGACAGTGGTTCAAGAATCCAAGGTCCCGGTTATCGAAACTGGTGATGGCGTAGTGCACATTTACGTTGATGAGTCCGCGGATCTTGATAAGGCCGTTCCAATCATCTTGAACTCGAAGATTCAGCGCCCCTCAGTTTGCAACTCACTCGAGACCCTTTTGGTAAACCAAAAGGTCGCCGGCGAATTACTGCCAAAGCTTGCGAACGGTCTTGCTAAGGGTGGAGTCAGGGTGCACGCCGACGCCGAGGCAAAAGGTCTGATTCCTGGTTCCGAGCTCGCAACCGAGGAAGACTGGAAGACCGAGTATCTTGCCCTTGAATTGGCAGTTCGGGTCGTAGCTGACTTGGATCAAGCACTTGATCACATCGCAAGGTATTCGACCAAGCACACTGAGTCGATCTTGACCGAAGACATTGGCTCAGCGGAACGCTTCTTGTCAGAAGTTGACGCGGCGGTTGTCATGGTGAATTCTTCGACGCGCTTCACCGACGGTGGAGAATTTGGATTTGGTGCGGAGGTCGGGATTTCAACCCAGAAGCTACATGCTCGTGGACCGATGGGGCTTGAGGTATTGACCAGTACAAAGTGGTTGGTTCGCGGCGATGGCCAGGTCCGTAGCTAG
- the rpmA gene encoding 50S ribosomal protein L27, whose translation MASKKGVSSTRNGRDSNAQRLGVKRHDGQLVNAGEILVRQRGTHFHPGVNVGRGKDDTLFALAAGSVEFGAKAGRKVVNVVTQ comes from the coding sequence ATGGCATCCAAAAAGGGAGTTAGCTCCACTCGCAACGGTCGCGACTCAAACGCGCAGCGTCTAGGTGTAAAGCGCCACGACGGTCAGCTAGTCAACGCAGGCGAGATCCTGGTTCGTCAGCGCGGTACTCACTTCCACCCAGGTGTGAACGTAGGCCGTGGCAAGGACGACACTTTGTTCGCTCTAGCAGCAGGCTCTGTTGAGTTTGGTGCCAAGGCCGGTCGCAAGGTCGTAAACGTAGTTACTCAGTAA
- a CDS encoding folylpolyglutamate synthase/dihydrofolate synthase family protein → MASKQSESMEQVLAELYARQPENQVRPRLEPTQRAVQILGDPQTNYRIIHLTGTNGKTSTARIIERILREHGLRTGRLTSPHLIHFNERIALDGEMVADEVFVEAYLEAKPLLEIVDAQLVAEGEARLTFFEAMTAVAFQIFSDAPIDVLVLEVGMGGEWDSTNVADADVAVFTPIDLDHQKSLGNTIAEIAATKAGIIKSDSLIVSSPQHPDAEEVLRERGQVLFSGQDFGVTDISPDGFGVRFSVQGIAGEYPHVWMPMLGAHQAQNAATAIAAVELFLGGGQRSIADEVLRQALADTVSPGRLHVIEKDPLVILDGAHNPHGIRSLREALRFHFPGRELIGVVATLADKDWAESAREFAQTFNRVIITQAPGPRALAAEEFATAFAELDIEILDVVPSAIEAVDLLRGALGDTSVGVVTGSLYMVGEVLASVRENSEDE, encoded by the coding sequence TTGGCTAGCAAGCAAAGCGAAAGCATGGAGCAGGTGCTCGCTGAGCTATACGCGAGACAACCAGAGAATCAAGTCAGGCCGCGGCTTGAACCAACTCAACGTGCGGTTCAGATTCTCGGAGACCCGCAAACCAACTACCGAATCATCCACCTCACTGGCACCAACGGTAAAACCTCGACAGCGCGAATCATCGAACGCATCCTTCGAGAGCACGGTCTAAGGACCGGACGTCTGACATCACCTCATCTGATTCATTTCAATGAGCGGATTGCCCTCGACGGCGAAATGGTTGCCGACGAGGTATTCGTGGAAGCGTATCTCGAGGCTAAACCGCTACTGGAAATCGTTGATGCCCAACTTGTGGCAGAGGGTGAAGCTCGCCTGACCTTTTTTGAGGCGATGACGGCAGTTGCCTTTCAGATCTTCTCTGATGCGCCGATTGATGTTCTGGTCCTTGAGGTCGGCATGGGTGGTGAATGGGATTCGACCAATGTCGCGGATGCCGATGTTGCTGTCTTTACACCGATCGACCTTGACCACCAAAAGTCTTTGGGGAATACCATCGCCGAGATTGCTGCCACCAAGGCAGGCATCATCAAATCGGACTCCCTCATCGTCAGCTCACCGCAGCATCCCGATGCCGAAGAGGTGCTCCGAGAGCGTGGACAGGTGCTGTTTTCGGGACAAGACTTTGGTGTTACTGACATCAGCCCAGATGGATTTGGGGTTCGGTTCTCTGTCCAGGGTATTGCGGGGGAGTATCCGCATGTTTGGATGCCGATGCTGGGTGCTCACCAGGCTCAGAACGCCGCGACTGCAATTGCGGCAGTCGAGTTATTTCTCGGTGGCGGACAGCGATCGATTGCGGATGAGGTGCTTCGTCAAGCGCTTGCTGACACGGTCTCTCCAGGAAGGCTGCACGTAATCGAAAAGGACCCTTTGGTCATTCTCGATGGTGCTCACAATCCACATGGCATTCGTTCACTTCGCGAGGCACTTCGATTCCACTTCCCGGGCCGCGAGCTTATTGGCGTCGTCGCGACCTTGGCCGATAAGGACTGGGCGGAGAGCGCAAGAGAATTCGCTCAAACCTTCAATCGCGTAATCATTACGCAGGCTCCTGGTCCAAGAGCGCTAGCCGCCGAGGAATTTGCGACCGCATTTGCGGAACTGGACATTGAAATTCTCGATGTGGTGCCATCAGCGATTGAGGCCGTTGACCTTTTGCGCGGTGCGCTTGGCGACACATCGGTGGGGGTTGTTACCGGTTCCCTTTACATGGTGGGCGAGGTGCTCGCGAGCGTGAGGGAGAATAGTGAAGATGAGTAA
- the proB gene encoding glutamate 5-kinase translates to MKLNNVSRISSAKRVVIKVGSSSITGENEKQLDLIVDLAVRLMQDKEVILVSSGAIATASPIIGLSAKPEDLATSQALASIGQARLMSRYEASLARYGKLPGQVLLTVDNLSDATSAANALGALERLIELDVLPIINENDSVATQEIRFGDNDQLAAQVAALVQADLLILFSDIEALFTKPPTQPGAEPISVVPFDGSLDGVEIEGSSTGYGTGGALTKVAAARLATASGTGVILTATKNAVDLDTKPHTHTWFEPKA, encoded by the coding sequence ATGAAATTGAATAACGTCTCCAGAATCTCTAGCGCGAAGCGTGTCGTCATCAAGGTTGGGTCCTCTTCGATCACCGGTGAAAATGAGAAGCAGCTCGATTTGATTGTTGACCTTGCAGTGAGATTGATGCAGGACAAGGAAGTCATTCTCGTAAGTTCTGGAGCAATCGCGACGGCATCACCAATCATTGGCCTCAGTGCAAAGCCAGAGGATCTCGCAACATCACAGGCGCTGGCAAGTATTGGTCAAGCCAGACTGATGTCTCGTTATGAGGCATCGCTTGCACGCTATGGCAAGCTCCCTGGTCAGGTTCTTCTGACAGTGGATAACCTCAGCGACGCAACCTCTGCGGCAAATGCCCTGGGTGCCCTCGAACGCTTGATCGAGCTTGACGTGTTACCGATTATCAACGAGAACGACTCGGTGGCCACCCAGGAAATTCGCTTCGGAGACAACGACCAGCTCGCTGCACAGGTTGCAGCGCTAGTCCAGGCAGATCTTCTAATTTTGTTCAGCGACATCGAAGCGCTCTTCACCAAGCCACCCACTCAGCCGGGGGCGGAGCCAATCTCGGTGGTGCCTTTTGATGGCAGCCTGGATGGGGTTGAAATCGAAGGATCTTCTACTGGCTATGGAACTGGTGGTGCGCTCACCAAGGTTGCGGCAGCCAGGTTGGCAACTGCATCTGGCACCGGTGTCATTTTGACTGCGACAAAGAACGCTGTTGACCTGGATACCAAACCTCACACTCACACCTGGTTTGAACCAAAAGCCTAG
- a CDS encoding Rne/Rng family ribonuclease, with the protein MPKKKEEPAKPAAIQLIFQAPDLPTPKVNPRSGKLAVEEEAPVVKKERPVREKPVKEKPQREKPEPEEKESGSTRVDAKRNRRRDTRDNSRRRSSVTESEFLARRESVDRTMVVRDKDGRIQIGVLEDGLLVEHYVAQSQGGSLIGNVYLGKVQNVLPSMEAAFVDIGKGRNAVLYSGEVDWEAAETGNQPRRIELALKSGDQVLVQVTKDPVGQKGARLTSQVSLPGRFLVYVPGGNMSGISRKLPESERQRLKQILKTALPEDAGVIVRTAAEGASEEQLIHDVERLKAQWEQITEKAKGKAPQLLHSEPDLLVKIIRDVFNEDFQSLIVSGESAMATIKEYLETVAPDLVERLSQYTLSDDIFDHYRLGDQIAKALERKVYLPSGGSLVIDRTEAMTVVDVNTGKFIGSGGNLEETVTKNNLEAAEELVRQLRLRDIGGIIVVDFIDMIQESNQEMVRRRLLECLSRDRTKNQVSEITSLGLVQMTRKKIGVGLLETFGETCECCGGRGLVVHEEPRFRMPEESKSQKQAKKKKDKPEVVKKVVTPEQADVLKNVVNKIAHAPLAEEEAKPSEPEGKTELLNLVLESLPEPEARAKPRRRRVSAKATNSQGDSAE; encoded by the coding sequence GTGCCGAAGAAAAAAGAAGAACCGGCCAAGCCGGCAGCAATCCAACTAATTTTCCAAGCTCCTGACCTGCCAACTCCGAAGGTAAATCCGAGATCGGGCAAGCTGGCTGTAGAGGAAGAGGCTCCTGTCGTAAAGAAGGAGCGTCCAGTCAGGGAGAAGCCTGTCAAGGAAAAGCCTCAGCGCGAGAAGCCAGAGCCTGAAGAAAAAGAGTCTGGTTCTACTCGAGTTGACGCCAAGCGCAATCGCCGCCGTGACACCAGAGACAACTCGCGCAGACGTTCTTCTGTTACCGAGAGTGAATTCCTGGCCAGGCGTGAATCTGTTGATCGCACCATGGTGGTGCGCGACAAAGATGGTCGCATCCAGATCGGTGTTCTAGAGGATGGTCTGCTGGTTGAGCACTATGTGGCTCAGTCTCAGGGCGGGTCACTAATTGGAAATGTCTACCTTGGCAAAGTCCAGAATGTGTTGCCTTCGATGGAGGCCGCATTCGTCGACATCGGCAAGGGTAGAAACGCAGTTCTTTACTCAGGTGAAGTCGACTGGGAGGCTGCCGAAACTGGTAATCAGCCGCGTCGCATAGAACTTGCTTTGAAAAGCGGCGACCAGGTTTTGGTACAGGTCACTAAGGACCCAGTTGGCCAAAAGGGTGCCCGCCTGACCTCTCAGGTTTCTTTGCCGGGACGTTTCTTGGTTTATGTGCCAGGCGGCAACATGTCCGGCATCTCAAGAAAGCTTCCGGAGTCGGAGCGTCAGCGTCTCAAGCAGATTCTGAAGACCGCACTGCCAGAAGATGCGGGCGTGATTGTAAGAACTGCTGCAGAGGGTGCTTCTGAGGAGCAGCTAATCCACGATGTTGAGCGCCTCAAGGCGCAGTGGGAGCAAATCACCGAGAAGGCAAAGGGCAAGGCACCTCAGCTATTGCACTCTGAGCCAGATCTTTTAGTGAAGATCATTCGCGACGTTTTCAATGAGGATTTCCAATCCTTGATTGTCTCCGGCGAGTCTGCAATGGCGACCATCAAGGAGTACCTGGAGACAGTGGCACCCGACCTAGTCGAGCGACTATCTCAGTACACGCTCAGCGATGACATCTTCGACCACTACCGTCTCGGAGATCAGATCGCCAAGGCTCTAGAGCGCAAGGTTTACCTGCCATCTGGTGGTTCGCTGGTGATTGATCGCACCGAGGCGATGACCGTTGTCGACGTGAACACTGGCAAGTTCATCGGTTCGGGCGGAAACCTTGAGGAGACCGTTACCAAGAACAACCTTGAAGCTGCGGAGGAGTTAGTTCGCCAGCTCAGACTGCGCGATATCGGCGGCATCATCGTGGTTGACTTCATTGACATGATTCAAGAGTCCAACCAGGAGATGGTTCGCCGCCGCTTGCTCGAGTGCCTCTCTCGCGATCGAACTAAGAATCAGGTCAGCGAGATCACCTCTTTGGGTCTAGTTCAAATGACTCGAAAGAAGATCGGTGTTGGTCTTTTGGAGACTTTCGGAGAGACCTGTGAATGCTGTGGTGGTCGAGGTTTGGTGGTTCACGAAGAGCCAAGATTCCGCATGCCTGAGGAGAGTAAGTCTCAGAAGCAGGCCAAGAAGAAGAAGGACAAGCCTGAAGTGGTAAAGAAGGTTGTTACCCCAGAGCAGGCTGATGTTCTAAAAAACGTCGTCAACAAGATTGCGCACGCTCCGCTGGCCGAAGAGGAAGCAAAGCCCTCTGAGCCAGAGGGGAAGACTGAGCTTTTGAACCTTGTGCTCGAATCGCTTCCAGAACCTGAGGCGCGTGCGAAGCCAAGAAGACGTCGTGTAAGTGCCAAGGCAACTAACTCACAGGGCGACTCGGCAGAATAA
- the obgE gene encoding GTPase ObgE yields MVTFVDQVTLHLKAGNGGDGCTSIRREKYKPLAGPDGADGGDGGSIYLVTDPNVTTLLDYHHRPHRAAESGGSGAGDYRNGARGEDLYLPVPIGTVVKDHRGNVLADLAEPGMELLVAEGGSGGLGNAALASRKRIAPAFHLLGVPGWSGDVTLELKTVADVALVGFPSAGKSSLIAAMSAARPKIADYPFTTLHPNLGVVQAGQMRYTIADVPGLIEGASQGKGLGLEFLRHVERCSALLHVIDCATLEPGRDPLSDLKVILGELEAYEVPAGQTPLHERPQLIALNKVDVPDAKELAEFVKADFEALGYPVFLVSSATTEGLRELNFALAKLVTEERKTQIPAGQKRFSLLPQKQKDSGFVIRPEEIGGEPVFRIIGAKPERWVAQTMFGNADAVSYLSERLQKLGVEDALYKSGARRGSTVIIGEGDGVVFDWDPLVSSVAELADGVDPLDGNARRTNQQRRQEYYDMMDARARGRAEREAVRESSVFVEDEIE; encoded by the coding sequence GTGGTTACATTCGTCGATCAGGTGACACTTCACCTGAAGGCCGGTAACGGTGGCGATGGCTGCACCTCAATCCGTCGTGAAAAGTACAAACCGCTGGCAGGTCCTGATGGTGCTGACGGTGGCGATGGTGGCTCGATCTATCTGGTCACAGATCCAAACGTCACCACTCTGCTGGATTATCACCACCGTCCCCACCGTGCTGCCGAATCTGGCGGAAGCGGAGCTGGTGACTACCGAAATGGTGCCCGCGGTGAGGATCTGTACCTGCCGGTTCCCATCGGCACTGTTGTCAAAGATCACCGCGGCAATGTGCTGGCTGACCTTGCCGAGCCAGGTATGGAGCTTTTGGTCGCCGAGGGTGGCTCAGGTGGCCTAGGTAACGCAGCTTTAGCCTCCAGAAAGAGAATTGCGCCCGCGTTTCACCTTTTAGGTGTGCCGGGTTGGTCTGGGGATGTGACCCTAGAGCTCAAGACCGTTGCTGATGTGGCGTTAGTTGGATTTCCATCTGCCGGTAAGTCTTCATTGATTGCGGCGATGAGCGCTGCCAGACCCAAGATTGCGGACTACCCATTCACGACCCTGCATCCAAACTTGGGTGTGGTTCAGGCTGGTCAAATGCGCTACACCATTGCGGACGTCCCGGGTCTGATTGAGGGTGCCAGCCAGGGTAAGGGGCTTGGCCTCGAGTTTCTTCGTCACGTGGAGCGCTGCAGTGCACTCCTTCACGTCATTGACTGTGCAACCCTGGAGCCAGGTCGTGACCCGTTGTCTGATCTGAAGGTGATTCTTGGTGAGCTTGAGGCCTATGAGGTGCCAGCGGGTCAGACTCCACTGCACGAGCGCCCACAGCTGATTGCCTTGAACAAGGTTGATGTGCCCGATGCTAAAGAGCTAGCCGAGTTTGTGAAGGCAGACTTTGAGGCGCTCGGTTATCCGGTGTTTCTCGTTAGCTCAGCAACCACCGAGGGACTAAGAGAGCTCAACTTCGCCCTAGCGAAGCTGGTTACCGAGGAGCGCAAGACCCAGATTCCTGCCGGTCAAAAGCGCTTCTCACTGCTACCGCAGAAGCAGAAAGATTCCGGCTTTGTTATCAGGCCAGAGGAGATTGGTGGCGAGCCCGTATTCCGTATCATCGGAGCAAAGCCAGAGCGATGGGTTGCTCAAACCATGTTTGGTAACGCGGATGCTGTCAGCTACCTATCAGAGCGTTTGCAGAAGCTCGGTGTTGAGGATGCACTCTACAAGTCAGGTGCCCGCAGGGGTTCGACCGTGATTATCGGTGAGGGTGATGGTGTCGTATTCGACTGGGATCCGCTTGTGTCATCGGTTGCCGAATTGGCTGATGGTGTTGATCCACTGGATGGCAATGCCCGAAGAACTAACCAGCAGCGTCGTCAGGAGTACTACGACATGATGGATGCCAGAGCTCGCGGCCGTGCCGAGCGCGAGGCGGTGCGAGAGTCGAGCGTGTTCGTGGAGGATGAAATTGAATAA
- the rplU gene encoding 50S ribosomal protein L21, producing the protein MVYAIVRAGGRQEKVSVGTIVTMNRIAATSGTIELPALLLVDGDKVTTDSKALAKVKVVAEVLDQTRGPKIIIQKYKNKTGYKKRQGHRQDLTRVQVTEIK; encoded by the coding sequence GTGGTTTACGCAATTGTTCGCGCTGGTGGTCGCCAGGAGAAGGTTTCTGTTGGAACCATCGTGACCATGAACCGTATCGCAGCTACCTCCGGCACCATTGAGTTGCCAGCACTGCTGCTAGTAGACGGCGACAAGGTCACCACCGATTCCAAGGCTCTAGCCAAGGTCAAGGTTGTTGCAGAGGTTCTAGACCAGACCCGTGGTCCAAAGATCATCATCCAGAAGTACAAGAACAAGACCGGTTACAAGAAGCGTCAGGGCCACCGCCAGGACCTAACCCGCGTCCAGGTCACCGAGATCAAGTAG
- the ndk gene encoding nucleoside-diphosphate kinase, which yields MTESTLVLIKPDGVKRNLIGEVIRRCEQKGYSVTQLRKLTPTRELLAQHYAEHEGKPFYEPLLEFMLSGDVVAIELTGNRVIEGFRSLAGSTEPTAAAPGTIRGDLGRDWGTKVVQNLVHGSDSKESAERELKLWF from the coding sequence ATGACTGAGTCAACCCTGGTTTTGATCAAGCCTGATGGCGTCAAGCGCAACCTAATTGGCGAGGTTATCCGCCGCTGTGAGCAAAAGGGTTATTCGGTTACCCAGCTGCGCAAGCTAACTCCAACTCGCGAGCTCCTAGCACAGCACTACGCCGAGCACGAGGGTAAGCCTTTCTACGAGCCGCTTTTGGAATTCATGCTCTCGGGTGATGTTGTGGCCATCGAACTGACCGGCAACAGGGTTATCGAGGGGTTCCGCTCGCTGGCAGGCTCCACAGAGCCAACTGCAGCAGCACCAGGAACCATTCGCGGCGACCTCGGCCGCGACTGGGGTACCAAAGTTGTTCAGAATCTAGTTCACGGTTCAGACTCCAAGGAGTCGGCCGAGCGCGAGCTAAAACTCTGGTTCTAG
- a CDS encoding DUF4233 domain-containing protein codes for MSKPKSTRRALSAIVLSFESIVVFFATLTAFGLRVGPVEWVWGIGLTVSILMILTPAILGRPGGYALGWVLQAALLVSGFWLWGMFVIGSILVGMWIWAQIAGGTVDRARENYLKLKESND; via the coding sequence ATGAGTAAGCCGAAATCAACCCGCCGAGCACTGAGTGCGATCGTTCTGAGTTTCGAATCAATCGTGGTTTTCTTCGCAACCTTGACCGCATTTGGTTTGAGGGTTGGACCCGTTGAGTGGGTGTGGGGCATCGGCCTAACCGTTTCGATCTTGATGATTTTGACCCCTGCCATCTTGGGAAGACCAGGTGGTTATGCGCTGGGCTGGGTGCTGCAGGCTGCACTTCTAGTCAGTGGCTTCTGGCTCTGGGGCATGTTTGTGATCGGCAGCATCCTGGTTGGAATGTGGATTTGGGCCCAGATCGCCGGGGGAACCGTCGATCGCGCCCGTGAGAACTATTTGAAGTTGAAGGAGAGTAATGACTGA